In a genomic window of Lycium ferocissimum isolate CSIRO_LF1 chromosome 9, AGI_CSIRO_Lferr_CH_V1, whole genome shotgun sequence:
- the LOC132031142 gene encoding transcription factor MYB41-like — protein MGRSPVSNDKNGLKKGPWTQEEDVKLIEYIQVHGPGNWRSLPKNAGLERCGKSCRLRWTNYLRPDIKRGRFSFEEEETIIQLHSVLGNKWSAIAARLPGRTDNEIKNYWNTHIRKRLLNMGLDPVTHSPRLDILDLSSLLNSSQLNLSSLLGLQALVNPQVLRLATLASNVFASHTETNPEILLQKLQENQFLNTQIQNHEGQEELLQKFQENQFSNAPLENHTPTIFQPNNNQIQEIPTCTQSNVGPYLVSDPKLHEKVMLPLQTYGQNLKENACEQNFNFDSMLSSTPLSSSVEDERDSYCSNFMKFEIPESLYFDDLL, from the exons atggGAAGATCACCAGTTAGTAATGATAAAAATGGACTCAAGAAAGGCCCATGGACCCAAGAGGAAGATGTTAAGCTCATAGAATATATTCAAGTTCATGGTCCTGGAAACTGGCGTAGCCTCCCCAAAAATGCTG GACTTGAAAGGTGTGGAAAGAGTTGTCGTCTCCGTTGGACAAATTATTTGAGACCAGATATTAAGAGAGGAAGATTCTCATTTGAGGAAGAAGAAACTATTATCCAACTTCACAGTGTTCTTGGCAATAA GTGGTCTGCCATAGCGGCTCGTTTGCCGGGAAGAACAGacaatgaaataaaaaactATTGGAATACTCATATAAGAAAAAGACTTTTAAATATGGGACTTGATCCAGTTACTCACAGCCCTCGTCTTGATATATTAGACTTATCATCACTCCTTAACTCCTCACAACTCAACCTTTCAAGTTTACTTGGACTTCAAGCACTTGTGAACCCTCAAGTCTTGAGACTTGCCACTTTAGCCTCTAATGTTTTTGCATCCCACACTGAAACTAATCCAGAAATATTATTAcaaaaacttcaagaaaaccaATTTTTGAACACACAAATTCAAAACCATGAAGGGCAAGAAGAGTTGTTAcaaaagtttcaagaaaatcaattttcaaaTGCCCCATTAGAAAATCATACCCCAACTATTTTCCAACCTAATAATAATCAGATTCAAgaaataccaacatgcacacaATCAAACGTGGGGCCATATTTGGTGAGTGACCCAAAGTTACACGAAAAAGTGATGCTACCATTGCAAACCTATggccaaaatttaaaagaaaacgcATGCGAACAGaatttcaactttgattcaatgTTGTCATCAACACCTTTGTCAAGTAGTGTAGAAGATGAGAGAGATAGCTATTGTAGTAATTTTATGAAGTTCGAGATTCCAGAGAGTTTATATTTTGATGATTTAttgtaa